The following are encoded together in the Misgurnus anguillicaudatus chromosome 14, ASM2758022v2, whole genome shotgun sequence genome:
- the abhd6a gene encoding monoacylglycerol lipase ABHD6 → MDLDMLNMFVIAGGTLAIPILAFVASLFLWPAALIKVYHWYWRRRLGMQMDYAEYEGYRFCYTHRGNPGARPSVLMLHGFSAHKDMWLPVVKFLPKNLHLVCVDMPGHEGTSRTSAVDYSIEGQVRRINQFVKSIGLNRKPFHLIGTSMGGSIAGVYAARHPADLRSVTLICPAGLQYPNESTFIRRLRELEDNPDPDEIPLIPATPEEMEQMLKLCSYVRFKIPKQILQGLLDVRIPNNNFYRECFMELVGEKSRHALHENMHLISAPLQVIWGKQDQVLDMSGASVLAEAVPGCQVHLLDNCGHTVVMERPKKSAQLIADFINTNHNPNNSIKKLS, encoded by the exons ATGGATTTGGACATGCTGAATATGTTTGTTATTGCTGGAGGGACGCTGGCGATACCCATACTGGCATTTGTAGCCTCTTTATTTCTGTGGCCTGCCGCTCTTATTAAAGTC TATCACTGGTATTGGCGCAGGCGATTGGGTATGCAGATGGATTATGCCGAATATGAAGGATATCGCTTCTGTTATACTCACAGAGGGAATCCAGGCGCACGACCGTCTGTTCTCATGTTACACGGCTTCTCTGCTCATAAGGACATGTGGCTGCCTGTAGTCAAG TTTCTCCCTAAAAATCTACACTTGGTTTGTGTTGATATGCCGGGTCATGAAGGTACCAGTCGGACCAGCGCCGTGGATTATTCCATAGAGGGTCAAGTCAGACGCATAAATCAG TTTGTGAAGAGCATCGGGCTGAACAGAAAACCTTTTCATCTGATTGGTACATCAATGGGTGGAAGCATCGCTGGTGTTTATGCTGCACGTCACCCCGCTGATCTCCGCAGTGTTACTCTCATCTGTCCAGCTG GTCTTCAATATCCCAATGAGAGTACATTTATTCGGCGTTTGAGGGAACTGGAGGACAATCCGGATCCAGATGAGATTCCTCTCATTCCCGCAACACCTGAAGAAATGGAACAAATGCTGAAGTTATGTTCGTATGTGCGTTTCAAGATACCTAAACAG ATTCTTCAGGGTCTGCTTGACGTCCGTATTCCAAACAACAATTTCTACCGAGAGT GTTTTATGGAGCTTGTTGGAGAGAAATCGAGACACGCTTTACATGAGAACATGCATCTCATCTCAGCTCCTCTACAAGTTATTTGGGGGAAACAAGACCAG GTTCTGGACATGTCTGGGGCTTCTGTTCTCGCCGAGGCCGTTCCCGGATGTCAAGTTCATCTTCTAGATAATTGTGGTCACACAGTGGTGATGGAACGACCAAAAAAATCTGCCCAGCTCATCGCTGACTTTATCAACACAAATCACAACCCAAACAACAGCATAAAGAAACTTTCCTAA